GTTCGCGTGCATCTGACCCCTGCCTGTGAAAGTACGGCCAGGGTGGGCAGGCTGCTCGCTGTGGTAGTTCTCGTGGAACAGAGCTTCCATCGCTTCGGGATCGTGGGCGTTCATCGCCAGCAAGAGCCGGTCTATGACTTCACTCAACCTTGGTTTCCTTCCGCTCAGTGTTTGCCACCTTCAACCGCGCTTCTGGACGCGCGTGATGAGATGCCCAGTCTGGCGCCAATTTACGCGCAATCAGCCCTCCACTCCAGACCCTGTATCTGGGGCAGGGTGTGGATTTCATCCGGGTCTGGTTCACGCTCTGAACTAAAACCCGTGCGTGTACAGCACGTACAGCAGGTAGAGCCGTGAACCTGCGGCCAGTCAGGGATGTAGCCTAAGACCCTAAGTCCATCCCTGAACCAATAGAGGTAGCACTGAATGGCCAAGGCCGACGCCGCGCCGGACGTTGCCCCGACGCCGCGCCACCAACACTTGATCGTCACTGTCTATGGCTTGTATGCCCGGCATCAGGACGGAACGTTTGCGATCGCGGACCTCGTACAACTCCTGGGAGACCTGGGAGTTGAATCAGCCGGAGTACGTTCGTCCGTGTCGCGGTTGAAGAAACGCGGAGTCCTGGTCAGTGTCAAACGCGGGAATTCTGCGGCATACAAGCTATCGCCGGAACTCGAGGACGTTTTCAATGCCGGTGACGAACGGATTTTCGCTCCCCGTCGTGCGGACAAAGACGACGCATGGCTCCTCGCCTCTTTCTCGGTCCCCGAGACACAGCGGCACTTGCGACACAAGCTCCGGAGCATCCTGACCCGTATTGGCTGTGGGCAGGTGTCTCCGGGGTTGTGGATCGCACCCGGAAATCTTGCGTCCGACGTCGAACACCAGCTGCGGCGGGCCGCGCTCATGGACTACGTGGAGCTCTTCAAGGCAACCCATCTGACCGGCGGCCACCTGGAGGAGAAGGTGGGCCAATGGTGGGATCTGCCCTCGTTGGAAACCCTGTACACGGACTTCATTGCACGGCATCAGCCCGTACTCGATCGCTGGGAGAACCACGAGGAGGAGGCTGGGGCGTCCAAACTGCTGAAGCAGGCCTTTGTGGATTACGTTCCCATAGTCACGCAATGGCGGAGGCTTCCCTATATGGACCCTGGGCTCCCGGAAGAATACCTGCCGGAAAATTGGCATGGACTGGCCGCACAGGAGCTCTTCACCAAACTGCACGAGCTATTGGGTCCGAGGGCCCAGGATTATGCGCTGTCCGTCGTCGGATCACCTGCGGAACCAGATGCGGTAGCAGTCGCATCCCCTTAAGAACTGTGTGAAAGTACGCAACGGCGGAAAAGGTTGGGGCAGCATTGCGCCCCAACCCTTTTCCAACGCACCACCCAGGATCAGTGTCCTTGGAAGGCCTCCGCCAGCCACCAGGAGCCACCATCCGAGGCGATCTTGGCATCGATCACCAAGGGCCGGTCCTGTCCGCCATCGCGGAACGCGGCAACCCATTCCCGTACTGGTTGAAGGTCCTCCAGCGTCCGGACGGTCACGCCGTCGGCTCCGTATCCCCGGGCGATCGCGGCAATATCCGTCTCCGGGAAGGACACGCTGCCCAATTCCTCTTGCGTGTGGTGCTCCGCGAAGTGATGGACTTCAGCGCCGTACGCGGCATCGTTGTAGACGATGCAGACCAGCGGCAACTTCAGCCGGACGGCGGTCTCCAGTTCGCTGATGCCCATCAGGAACCCACCATCTCCGGCCCCCAGGACCGGCAACCGCTGCGGTTGCGCTATGGCAGCGCCGATCGCCGTGGAGAGGCCAAGGCCAATCGCCTGGAATGCCTGGGTAAAACAGAACCCGAATTCGTCCGGCACCGCCAAATACTGGCTCGGGTAGCCCATGAAGTTGCCCGAATCCACTGCGACAATCCGGTCGGCGGGAAGGATGGTATCCAGGTCCCGGCTGATGACCCGTGGGTCGATCGACGTCGCAGTGCCAAGGTCCGGAGTCTCCACGTCCCGCCACCGTGCACTCTGTTTGATGGCCAGGGCGTTCTGCTCGGTGCGGTACTTTTCCGCCGCAGCAGGCTGGATCGTCCTGAGGACGTCCAGGGCGTCCTCGGCCGTGAGGGCGGAATCACCCAGCACGCCCAGTGTGATCTGCCTGTTGGCGCCCAACGAGGAATCTTCGACGTCGATCTGCACTACTTTTGTTCCCGCCGAGATCAGCCGGCCGTGACGCATGGTCCACATATTCAGGGTGCAACCCCACCCGATAATCAGGTCCGCTGAGGTAATAAGCTCCGCGGTCAGGGGAGAGGAGAACCCGCCGGAGATGCCCAAATTGTGGGAATCGCCGTTGAACAGCCCGTTCGCGACAGCCGAGGTCGCCACGAGTGCCCCCGCATGCCGGGCCAGGGCCAGGATGGAATCCCGGGCGCCCCTGCCGCCGCGGCCCGCTACAAACACGGGACGTTTCGCGTTCGAGATCAGCTCCACCAACTGGTTCACTGCGCCGGTATCCGGACGAAGCCGCGCCGGTACAGGCACGACGACGGTACTCACCGTGTCTGCCGCGGATCCGCTTTGGACATCCAAGGGCAAGCTCAGGACCACGGTCCTGCGCTCGTTCACCGCTGTTCGGAAGGCCCGGACCGTATCCGCTACAGCCGTTTCGGGGGAGTGGATCCGTTCCGCCACGGCCCCGACACTGCGCGCCAGTGCATCCTGATCGATCTTGAAGTTGGACCGGATGGCCGCCGCCTGCGTATCGGCAGTCAGCACAATCATCGGTGTGCGGCTCTTGGCAGCTTCTCCGACGCCGGTGATCGCGTTGGTCAGGCCACATCCTTGGTGCGTGGTTACCACACCCACCTTGCCCGACATCCTGGAGTAGGCATCGGCCATGGTGGCAGCGCCGCCCTCATGGCGGGCCGCGGTGTACGGAATTCCGGCGTTCATCAGCGTGCTCGTGATGTCGAAGTTGCCGCTACCCACCACCCCGAAGACGTGACCGACTCCCAGTTTTGCCAGAGTCTGGCCCACCAGCGTGGAGACCCTTACCTGCTCGCTCATGCGACCGGCTCCGATGCTGTGCTTGCAGGGCTCTCAACCAGCGCATAAACGCGGCTGGGGCTTCCCGTGCCGCCGACGATGGGCAGGGGTGCAACCACCAGCGTCGCGCCGGTGACTGGGAGGCGGTCAACGTTCCGCAGCGACGTCACACCGTATTTGTCCGCGCCGAGCAGGAACGAATGGACGGGGAACATCGGGTCCAGCGTGGCTGCCTGGCCGGCGTCGATGCCGACCGTTTCCACGCCGAAGCCGCTGATGGATGCATTTCCGGCGAGCCATTTGGCACCAGCCGCGGAGACCCCCGGAGTGTGGGGACCGGCGTCGTCAGCGTTCATGAAGTCCGCAGCGTTACCGCCGCGGGTGGACCAGCCGGTGCGGAAGATGACCCAGCAGTTTTCCGGGAAGGGGCCATGCTCCTGCTGCCACTGCTCGAAGTGTTCGGGCTCCAGCAGGAAGTCGGGGTCCTGGGCGGCTTCGGCGCTCTTGTCAATCACCACCGCCGGCCCCACCAGGCGGTGCGGCTCTATCTGGTCCACGGACTTCCCGTCCTTGCCCGTGATCCAGTGGACGGGAGCGTCCAGGTGCGTCCCGGCGTGTTCGCCCACCGTGACGTCGTTCCACGCCCAGGCCGGTCCGGCGTCGTCGAAATTGCTGACGGGAGTCAGCGAAAGCCCAACCGTATTGGCCAGGGGTTGGGGAAGATTCAGAATCGGGGTATCACCGCTGAGCGGGGTGGTGAGGTCGACGACGTCGATGGCGCCGGATGACAAGGCTGCGGTGAGCTCATTTAGAACAGACATTGTTCTCCTGTCGGGTTGATGTGTGGTTCATTTCAGTTTCTGGGCAACTAAATGCCCCGATCCGCCGGATAGCCCGGGGCCGGGGTGGGTGGAAGCGCCGATGTGCCACAAGCCCTTGACGGGGGTTTTGTGGTTGGCGGCCTGAGGGAAGGGCCGCCAGAGGAGGTTTTGGAAAAGCTCCGCGGATCCGCCGTACGGATCACCGTTGACGGCATTGGGGTTTTCCGCGGCCAGATCGGTTGGTGCCAGGATGTCCCAGGCAAGGACGGAAGCCCGGGTGCCCGGTGCGAATTGCTCGAGCCTGGTCAGGACGCGCTCCATGTACTGTTCCTTGAGGTCCTGTGTCCACCCGCCGTCCACGGCGAGCGCCCCTGCGGCATCCGCCACAGGCGAAAAGGGCACTTCCTGTAACTGCAGCCATAGTGTCGCTTTGCCTGCTGGGGCTCTGGAAGAATCCAGGACGCACTGTTGACCGACGACGACGGTAGGTTCCGTAGGCAAGAGTCCCGCCTCGGCTTGGGCGCAAGCAATTGCAGTGCTGTCCGAACCGTTGCTCACGTGAACCAGGGGCACGGAATCCAATCGGGGATCGAGCCATTGGACCGGTTTGTCCAGGGCCAGGTGGATCTGCATGGCCCCGCGGCCGTTCTGGTAACGCGCGGCTGCCTCGGCCAACCCGGCTGGTGGCTGGCGCAACAGCTTGGAATACAGGGCCTGGGGTGACACGTTTGCCAGGACGGTCCGTGCGCTGAGCAGCCCGTTGGAGGTTTTCACTCCCGTTGCACCTTTGGAATCGACCAGGATTTCCTCGGCTTCTGTGTCCAGCATGATCCGGACGCCTTTATCCCTCAGGAGGGTCTCAAAAGCAGCGACGAAGTTCCCCGCTCCGCCTTTCACTACCGGGAGGCCAAAGCTGTGCATGCTCAAAGCCATGACCGGAAGCATGACGCCGCCGGTCGCTTGGTCCGGGCCGAGGCCGGCGTGAAGGAGCCAAGGGGACCACAGCTGGTCGGTTTGCCATCCGTTGAAGCGGCTGCGGAGGTAGTTGCGGCCGCTCATGACTGAATCGCGGACGAAAGCCTCCGTACCCTTGACCTTTCCTCGCCTCAAAGCGCCGGCGGCGATCGCCAGCACCTCCCTGAAAGAGCGCAGTTCAGCACCGAACGCACCGAAGATGGTCCCTGCATTGCGGCCGAGGTCCTCCAGCATCGCCAGGTAGGCGCCTTCGTCTCCGCTCTCCTGCAAAGCCGAGGCAGTGAGTGCCGGGTCGCGATGGGCCACGACCACCCTGTGTTGCCCTGTCTTTGGGTCGGCTGCCACGCTGGCCGTCACCGCGCCGTCGGAATTGCAGTATTCCAATCCCCTCGCATGCAGTTCACTTCCCAAGGCCTGGTATGCGCCTCCGGAAACGAACAGGGGGTGCCAGGAAGAGAAGGAATCGTGGATGAACCCGGGCAGCGTGCGTTCCCCTGAATGGATGAAGCCGCCCAGCCTGCCGGCCCGTTCAATGAGGCAGACGCGCTTCCCGGCCATGGCAAGCTCCGCGGCGGCTACCAGGGAGTTGATTCCCGAACCAATGATGGCAATATCAGTGGAGTCCGTCATGGAGGGCACCGTCATCTCAGAAGTCCGGGTGGTTGGTTGCGGCGTGGTATTTGCCGCTGTGGAACAGGAGGGGTTCCCCTCCAGCATTCTCGTACCTCTCCACCTCGCCTACGTAGATGACGTGGTCGCCGGCATCGTGTCGTGAGACGGTCCGGCACTGGAACGTGGCAACGGCGCCGTCCAGCAACGGAATTCCGGCGATTCCCTCGGTGGTTTCCGCGCCGGCGAATTTGTCTGTTGCCGGCGTTGCGAACTGGCGCGAGAGGACGTGCTGGTCACTGGCAAGGATGTTGATGGCGAAGTGCGTAGCGTCCTCGAAGTCCACAAGGCTCGGAGCCCGCTTGCTGGGGCACCACAACACCAGCGGAGGTTCCATGGAAACGGACGTGAAGGAGTTGGCGGTCATGCCCACCTTCCGCCCGTCGACTCCAAGGGTGGTGACCACCGTGACGCCCGTGGCGAATTGTCCCAGGGCGCCCCGGAAGTCCCTCAGGTCAAAAGCTGACGAATCTTCGTCCTTGCGTGCCTGCACGAACTCGGCGGCAGCTGCGGGATCGAACCACCATGGGTAGAACGTGCGGGGATCATCGAATCCGCCAGCGATGCTTGCGGCCAGTGCCGGGTGATCAGCTGCTTCGGCCAGGACGGCCTGTTGGTGTTCCCGCCGGGGTTTGAGCATGTCATTTGTCCACGCCACGGCCCACTGACCCCAGCCCCGCCAGAACTCGTCAAAGGTGCGTTCCATCCACTGCTTGTCGAAGGGCTGCTGCCCTCGCCGCACGATGGAATCCAGGTAATACTTGGCGGCCAGCGTCGCGTTGTTGGATCCCTGCCCGGTGAGGGGATCGTTGAGCAGGACGGCGTCGCCCAGGCCGAAGACAAGGTTGCCATTGCCCAGTTCGCCCACTGCCGAGCGAACGGTCGGGGTGATCCGGCCCAAGAGTGTTGCGCCCTCATCGGTGAGCGTTGCGTTGGCGAAGTTCTTCGCCTCGTGGGGGAAATGCTCTTCCAGGATTTCCAGTGATCGGCTCAGCTGTTCCTGTGGGCTTGTAACATCGGTCCACTTGTCCATAGGGCCGCCCACGACGCCTTCAAAGACCATCATCCGGCAGGGCCCGGACACGGTAAGTCCGGGAAAGGTGAAGAATTCCCCGACGCCGGGGACTACGGACATGCGAATGCTGTCACTGGGCTGATCGGCCGGTTCGGTGGATGTATCGGTTGAGACCGAATCGAATGACACCGTATCGAGTGAGACATAATTCAGGGCGAGCACTCGTTGCGGCCGGTCGAACGGGGACTTGGACCTGTCCTTGGGGAAGATCTGGGCGATCTCGCCCTTTCCGGTGCTGACGATCACCAGCTCGTAGTCCCGTGCGAGCTCCTCCAGCATGCGCGGCGTGACTTTCTCTATACGGAAATCGCCGCCGCCAGCTACAAAGGCCTCGATCCAGGCCGCACTCTTGATCCGCTGATCCACCGAGTGGGCGGTCCCCTCAAGGGGCGCCTCCCACTCGATGGCCCCGGCGCCCGATTCGCCTTCGACACGCAACCGGATGGCACTGATCCCAGGCACGGCTTCGCCGTCATAAAGCTTCGTAAGAGCTGAACTCAGCTGCGCTTCAGCGGCCAGGGCTGTGGGGAACATGCATTGGCTGGACATGACCTTGCCGGTACGGATTTGAGCAGCCGAACGGTCCGAGAACAGGGTGACTTCATACCCCTCCCGCTGCAGGCCCAAGGCCAGTTGGGCGCCGGATTCGCCGGCTCCGATGATTGCGATCTTTCGCATGTCTGGTTTTCCTTCGAGGAACGTTGTTGCCAGGAGTAGTGGAGCGACTGTCAGGTCGCGGGTACGGCGGAGCCCACGCTTGCAAGGTATGCAGCGGCCTTATCCGGATCCATGAACCATTCCTGGAAGTCCGGCGGGTTGTTGAATCCGTTGGCGAACCGGTGCGCGATCTCGGCCGACTGACCGGCCGCTCCCAGAAGCGAAAGGACATGCGGGGGCGGCGGAGCCAGCAGCGCGTTCGTCCACTGTGCTACGTGCTGCGCATAGCTCCAATACGTTTCGAAAGTGGCCTGCATGAACGCTGCGTCGAAGGCACCTTCGCCGTGCGCCGCGATGCTCTGCAAGTAGGACGCCGCGCATTTGCTGGCGTTGTTGGAGCCCTGGCCAGTGATGGGGTCGTTCAGCACCACGACGTCGGCGAGTCCCAGGACCTTCTTGCCGCTGGGAAGCGTGGCGATGGGATGGCGGACAGTGGGCGCGAACCGGCCCTGCAGGAACCCGTTGGGATCGGTCAGCTCGACGTCGGACGCCCGGCTGGCTTCCCACGGCAAGTACTGCTTCAGGATGTTTTTGGACGTCTCCAGGTGTTCCCCGGGAGTCAGGCCCTTCCAGCAATCCATGGGTCCGCCCGGGATGCCCTCGAAAACCATGATTTCGCACGGACCGGTGGTGGTGAGCGCCGGGAAGGCAAAATACTCGCCCACGCCTGGAATCAAATTGAAGGAAACGGCCGAGTGTTTTGCCCTGGGCTCCATTCCCGTGACATACGTCAACGCCAAAGCGCGTTGCGGTGCGTCATAGGCGCTGCGCTGGGCATCGCGGGTGAAGAGCTGGGCAATTTCTCCCTTGCCGGCGGCCACAATCACCAGATCGGAGTTCAGGGAGTATCGTTCCAGTTCCTCCACACCGGCGTCCTCGAACACGAGCTCGCCGCCCTGCGCCACGAACTCTTCCATAAACCTCGGGAATTTGACCCGTTGGTCAATGGACTTGGCCGGGTTATCCAGGCGGGATGCCCAGCTGATGGCCTTCTCACCAGCAACCTCAGGATGGGGGATCGTAAACGATATTCCGTCCACGGTGGGAGCGTCAGGCCAGAAGTCCAGGCCGAGCGCCCTCTCGTGCTCAAGGGCATCGTGGAAGATGCACTGGCTCGAGGAGACTTTTCCATCATGGATTTCTTCGGCCGTGCGGTTGGAGATCGTGGTGACCGCAAAACCGGCCTTAAGCAAACCGATGGCAAGTTGCAGGCCCGATTGCCCTGCTCCGACGATGGTGATGTGGCGCTGTGTCATAGTGTTGACCTTGTCTTTCTGCTGTCTCTGCATCCGTAAATGATGGGGGAAGATATTTGGCCTGGCCTCGGCGTTGGCTCGGGATGGGTTTGTTCCCAGCCGGGGAGGCCAATGTGTACGAGCTTGATGTCATTCATGTGTCGTCACCTCTTTTCGGCGGCGAGTAGTGGGATGGCTTCTTCGGCGCGCTCGGGTCCCAAAGCGGAGTAGCCGCCGTCGACGGCCCAATCAGCGCCTGTCACGAAGCTGGCGGCATCGCTGGCGAGGAAGGCGACGACTGCTCCGATCTCCTCTGGCCGTCCCACCCGCTTGAGCGCGTGGAACGGGGCTGCCACTGAATCTGTTTTGTCAATGTCGCCGCCGGACAGGGTGTCCATGATGTTGCTCCAGACCCATCCGGGGCTGACAGAATTGACACGGATGCCGTCGTCGGCGAGATCTACTGCCATGCTCCGGGTCAACTGGACCAGGGCAGCCTTGCCCGCGGGGTAGAGCCAGCGGCCTGTCTGGGCAACGGAACTCGAAATCGAGGTGAAGTTGATGATGGCTCCGTGCTGGGACGCCTTGAGGTACGGGCGCGCCGCGTTGCTTGCCATCACGGCGCTCACCACATTGACGTTCAGTGCCTGCAGCCAATCGTTCCTGTCCGAAGCCGCGCCATCGTCCTTGTAGGTGCAGGCCAGGTTGACGAGGATGTCGATGCCTCCGTGGGATGCTGCCGTATCGTCCATGAGCCGCGCCACCGCTGCGTCATCTGTGATGTCAGTGAGGGAAAAGCTGATGTCACTTCCCAGCGTGTGGAGCTGGGCGCCGCCGTCGGCGTCGATGTCGGCGACCACAACGGTGGCACCGGCATCGCGCAGCGCCTTCGCGACGCCTTGGCCGATCTTGGTGACGCCGCCTGTGACGATTGCGGTCCTGCCCGAGAGTGCTGACATGGCCAAACCTTTCGTAGTGAATCCATGGGATGGGAAGTCTTATGTACGCATAACGCTCGTCGTTGCCGACGGTGGGCCTCTACTTGACGCTGGGCCTGGGCGCGGGCTTCGGATGAGTCCGTTCCCACTCGATTCGGCGGTCATGCACCAGCTTGACGTTCTTCATCTCTGCTCACCCCTTCCGTCGGTTTCGTTGCTGCGTTTCTATGACGTGCGTCATACTTGTTCTAAGAGCGACTCTATTCACAGGCGAAAAACGGGTCTATCCGCTTGGCGCAGGGCTCATCCGAAAAACGAAAACCGGGGAAGGAACGCGCAATGGTGAGAATCCTTCCCCGTGATGTCCTACGAGGTCTCCCAACAGTGAGCACGACCGACGTGGATGATGCGCACCAGAAAATCGCCGATTTGTTCTGCGGTCACGATCTCGTTCCGCAGACCCGGGGGACGTCCGTGGACATGAAGCTGCGCTCGTTGCATCGCGGTGACGTTGGCATCGAATTCCTGGATTATGGCGCCAACGTCCGGATCAGTCCGGAAGGCCTGGAGAACTTCCATCTCATCCAGATCCCCCTCGCGGGCCACGCACACATGGAAGTGGGCTCATCCTCGGTGGAGTCCAGCCCCAAAACCGCCACAGTTCCGCCAATCGATCGCCCATTCACCATGACGTGGGATCGCGGAACCCCGCATTTGATTGTTTACGTGAGCCGCCTCGCCCTTGCTTCCGTGGCGGCGCAACTCTATGGCGAGGATCCGCACGGTCGTGATCCCGGCAGCGGCGATCCGGAGAAGAGCGTGAAACTCGGCTACGCGATGGACCTCACCGGCTCTGCCGGCCGGGCATTCCTGAGGTCTGTCGTCGAACTCCACGACGACATGATCAGCCAACGGCAAAGAACAGCCCCAGGCTTCGTCCAGAAGCTTCTCGCGGACACGATGGTTTCCCGGCTGCTCCTGGCAATGAATCCCGTGACGGAGGCTGACCACTCCAGTCCGGCTTCCGAAAGCCGGTTGATACGACAATTCCGGGAACTGCTGGAACGGCATGCCTCTGAGGAGTTGGGGGTTCCGGACATCGCAGAGAATCTGGGCGTGTCCGTACGAACCCTGCAACTGGCGCTTCGCTCCGAAGTGGGGGCAACGCCGTCGGAGTTGTTGAGGAGAGTGCGTCTGGACCGGGCCCGGGAACTGCTTCTTGCTGCTGCCCCCGGACAGGAAACTATTGTTTCGATCGCGGAGCGCTGCGGTTTCTCCCATCAAGGGCGCTTCTCGGCCCTCTACCTTGACACGTTCGGCGAACTCCCATCGGAGAGCCTTCGCCGCTAGCCTCGCTCGGGTGTCAGCGTGAGATGGTCCTCAATGACTCACTTGACCAACCCACTGCGGAGGTTTAGAGGCCTGCTGTTTAGGGACGCCCCGCAATCTTTGCAGCGTAGCGGACGGCGATTCCTTGTACTTTTCGCTGTAGTATGCGGCAAACCGCCCAAGGTGGGAGAAGCCGGCGTCGAAGGCGGCTTCGGCCACCGTGGCCGCGACTGGACCGGCCTGTCCCTCCAACATCCGGCGTGCACGCGCCAGCCTCATGTCTCTCAGTACGTGTGCGGGGCTCTGGCCGATGTGCGCCTGAAAGGCATTATGCAGCTGCCTTGTACTGATACCGACGGCGGAGGCCACATCATCAATCCGGATGTTTGCCCCCAGGTTCTGCTCCAGGTAATTGCAGGCTGACTCAACGTACGCCGGAGCCCCCTTATTGCCAGGCAAGGGGGCGAAAGCCGGCTCCAGGAAAGGAGCAAGCCCGGCGGACATTGTGGCAAGAAGGATATTCTCAAGCCACGTGACAGATTCTCCTGCGATGCCCTGGTCCAGCTGGCGGCAGGCTTCCAACCAGGTTTGCGACACCATGTTTGGATTGCTGAGCTGTAAGGGAACGTCGCTAGCAAGGGAAATGGGCTTGACCAGCACGCGATTCGACGTAGCCGCCAAATAGTTTTCCAGCACATCGGCGTCGACACCGCCAACCAGGGCTCCGCGCAGTGGATCCGGAACCATCTTGGTCTGATGGTGGGAGCTCAAAGCGAACGGAGTGTTCGCCACCCACTGGTTGCCGCAGGATTCCACGAGCATCGGACCCCTCGGTATGACAAGCAGCGCCCGGCGACCCGAGGGCGGACTGACAATCGTGACCCCGGTGCCATACGAGACAAAAACCAGGCTGATGGCGCCCGCCACCAGGCCGTTGACCGTCCCGTCGATTCCGCGTCCCTGATGCGGAACCAGCAGATGCTCATCCGACGTCAGGCTGTTGACGGAGTCCCGGACAACTGTTGGCGAGGTGCTGCGGGTTAGAGCATGTGCCTCAAGGGGTCTAGCCGCAGGCAACTGACATGAAACAGCGTCTAACGCCCCAGCTGAGTCCATGTAATGACCTTTCCCTGAAAGGGATCTTGATCCCGGTCGCGCCAGCTGCTCCTCGAACATCGTCAAAGGCATATAGCGTGTGCTTGACGATAGTCATTGCTTCTATACATTGGCAAGTGCCGGTTCGCGAACGCCCAGCTTCTCCAAGCGCGGAAGTACCTCCTGGACGAAGTACTCAAGCTCGCCCGCGTAGTCCACAAAGGCAAGTGTCATCCCGTCAAAACCCGCCTTGGCGAAGCGGGCAATTTCAGCGGCCACTTCATCGGGGGTGCCGACGAGCGGGCAGGAGCCATGGCCCGCGGCAAAACGGGATCGCATGGTCCCCAACATTTCCTTGGTGAAGGACTCCGCGTGCAGACCCTGGAGATTCATCAGGTAGTCCACCGCACCCCAATCGGCATTCTCTTCTGCGTAATACGCGAGATAGTCCGTTGCCTCCTGATGGCTCGGCCGGCACACCACGTGGCTAAGCGTCAGAACACCAACCTCACGCTGGTAATTCGCCATCGCCTGGCTTTTCACGGAGCGGACAATTTCCGCCCCGTCCTCGGGCCCGCCGACCACCGTGAAGACGAAATCCGAGTTCCTTCCAGCGAAGTTCCTGCCTTGCGCGGAGGAACCCGCATTGAGAATGGGAACCTTTCCGCCGGCGGGCTTCGGCGATGCCTCAACATGCTTAAGCGAGAAGAATTTCCCGTCGAAATCAAAGATTCCTTCCTCTTGCCATGCTCGGCGCACCACCTCCCACCACTCCTGGGCGAAACCGTAGCGATCGTCATGGGCCTCCGCCATGTCCACGCCCATGGTTTCGTACTCGGGTTGATTCCAGCCGGCCACGATATTCAGTCCAGCACGGCCGCCACCGATCGCATCAAGGGTGGCGATCTGCTTCGCCGTCACCAGTGGATGGTTGAACGCTGTGTGAACCGTTGAGAAGACAGAAATCCTTTCGGTGGCGGCCAGGAGCGCGGCGGCCCATGGAATGGGCTCGAGTACCGAACCATGAAAGTTCGTATCGCCCTTGTAACCGATCCATCTCGCGATGGGCAGCAGGAAATCAATTCCTGCCTGGTCGGCGATGCGGGCCATCCGAAGGTTTTCCTCCCACGTTGCTCCCCATCTTTCGGGAATCTTCGTAACGGCCAATCCTCCCGAGCAATTTGCCGAGAATAGTCCGAGCTTGAAGTGGTCTTTTCTGTCCATGGGATGCATGATTCCTCTTTCTGGTCCTGTCAAAGTGTTGGTGATGTCACGAGCCGTCAGGCGCTTTTCTACGGTTTCCGCAAGTGCTGAAAGAGCAGGGGATCGAACGACTCCGGTTGCGTTATGTGGTCCACTTGGCCGACCAGGATCATGTGGTCGCCGCCCTCATAGCGGGCCCATAGCCGGCAGTCGAGTCGCAGCCCTACGTCCGGCAACGCAGGCGCGCCGGTATATCCCACAAGGGGAATGAGACCTTCAAACTTGTCCTTGCCGCGCTGGGCGAAGCGGGGGACGTAGTGCCCAAGATCCTTCCCCAAAACGTGGATGGAGAAGTTATCTGTCGCCATCCAGGTCTCAATGCTGGACGATGCTTTGTCCACGCACCATGAGACAAGGGCCGGGTCCAGGGAGACGGACGCGAAGCTGTTCATGACCATGCCGGCCCGTCGACCACCCGCCGCCGTTGTCACGACGCTGACTCCGGAGGGCCAATGCCGCATGACGGACCTCAGGTCCGGAGGGACCTCACAGGCTTCCAGGTCTTTTGCTACAAGCGGTTGCTGTTGGATGCTTTCAGTCAACATCGTGTGCCACCTCCAGTCAGTGTTGCGAACGTTCCACAATTCTGCGGATCGCAGGCTGACTGGACTATCCGTTCTTCGCTGACTTATGGCCGTTTTGCGACAACCAGCGCCGCGCCCCAATCCCGCGAGGGAAAGTACGAGGCGGCGTTCCTGTCACTGGAACGCGCCCAGCTGGATGTT
This genomic stretch from Micrococcaceae bacterium Sec5.1 harbors:
- a CDS encoding LLM class flavin-dependent oxidoreductase yields the protein MDRKDHFKLGLFSANCSGGLAVTKIPERWGATWEENLRMARIADQAGIDFLLPIARWIGYKGDTNFHGSVLEPIPWAAALLAATERISVFSTVHTAFNHPLVTAKQIATLDAIGGGRAGLNIVAGWNQPEYETMGVDMAEAHDDRYGFAQEWWEVVRRAWQEEGIFDFDGKFFSLKHVEASPKPAGGKVPILNAGSSAQGRNFAGRNSDFVFTVVGGPEDGAEIVRSVKSQAMANYQREVGVLTLSHVVCRPSHQEATDYLAYYAEENADWGAVDYLMNLQGLHAESFTKEMLGTMRSRFAAGHGSCPLVGTPDEVAAEIARFAKAGFDGMTLAFVDYAGELEYFVQEVLPRLEKLGVREPALANV
- a CDS encoding flavin reductase family protein: MLTESIQQQPLVAKDLEACEVPPDLRSVMRHWPSGVSVVTTAAGGRRAGMVMNSFASVSLDPALVSWCVDKASSSIETWMATDNFSIHVLGKDLGHYVPRFAQRGKDKFEGLIPLVGYTGAPALPDVGLRLDCRLWARYEGGDHMILVGQVDHITQPESFDPLLFQHLRKP